A genome region from Brachymonas denitrificans includes the following:
- a CDS encoding MBL fold metallo-hydrolase codes for MSASSLLPADLQLFQRGWLSSNNVLCLGEQPALIDTGHDKHAELTLHLVQTALLGGPPLHTIAHTHLHSDHCGGTALLQQAYPQAHTLVAASSWDSVQQWDMQRLSYVLTGQHCGRFAAQGVLQPGSVVRLGAYDWEVHATAGHDSDAVMLFEPRLRLLLAGDALWQSQLSIVFDELPRFDRDGFAGFEATLAQIERLQPQVVVPGHGAAFGEGEGAAVTAAIASARKRIALFRAQPEQHARYGAKALIKYHLLDVERMALEAFNQWLAGAPVFAELHAALGGGISLEAWLEDILNELERKDAIWRRDGEIGDSPTVSRQRL; via the coding sequence ATGTCCGCCTCCTCCCTGCTTCCTGCCGACCTGCAGCTGTTCCAGCGCGGCTGGCTGTCGTCCAACAACGTGCTGTGCCTGGGCGAACAGCCGGCGCTGATCGACACCGGCCATGACAAGCATGCCGAATTGACGCTGCATCTGGTGCAGACCGCGCTGCTGGGCGGGCCGCCGCTGCACACCATCGCGCACACCCATCTGCACAGCGACCATTGCGGCGGCACGGCGTTGCTGCAGCAGGCTTATCCCCAGGCGCACACGCTGGTGGCAGCCTCGTCGTGGGATTCCGTGCAACAGTGGGACATGCAGCGGCTGAGCTATGTGCTCACCGGCCAGCACTGCGGGCGCTTTGCCGCGCAGGGCGTGCTGCAGCCCGGCAGCGTGGTGCGGCTGGGCGCCTACGACTGGGAAGTGCACGCCACCGCCGGCCATGACAGCGATGCCGTGATGCTGTTCGAGCCGCGGCTGCGCCTGCTGCTGGCTGGCGATGCGCTGTGGCAAAGCCAGCTCAGCATTGTGTTCGACGAGTTGCCGCGCTTTGACCGGGATGGCTTTGCGGGGTTCGAGGCGACGCTGGCGCAGATCGAGCGCCTGCAGCCGCAGGTAGTGGTGCCGGGGCATGGCGCGGCGTTTGGCGAGGGCGAAGGCGCTGCCGTGACGGCCGCGATTGCCAGCGCGCGCAAGCGCATTGCACTGTTCCGCGCGCAGCCGGAGCAGCATGCGCGCTATGGCGCCAAGGCGCTGATCAAATACCACCTGCTGGATGTGGAGCGCATGGCGCTGGAAGCATTTAACCAGTGGCTGGCAGGTGCGCCGGTGTTTGCCGAACTGCACGCGGCACTGGGCGGTGGCATCAGCCTGGAGGCGTGGCTGGAAGACATCCTGAACGAGCTGGAGCGCAAGGATGCGATCTGGCGCCGTGACGGCGAAATCGGCGACAGTCCGACAGTGTCGCGGCAGCGGCTGTAG
- the alaS gene encoding alanine--tRNA ligase, giving the protein MSTPSPMTVADIRKTFLDFYASKGHTIVESSPLVPGNDPTLMFTNSGMVQFKDVFLGTDKRPYNRATSVQACLRAGGKHNDLENVGYTARHHTFFEMLGNWSFGDYFKRESIEWGWELLTQIYGLPPERLTATVYAEDDEAYDIWKDVIGLPPERIIRIGDNKGARYKSDNFWMMADTGPCGPCSEIFYDHGPEIPGGPPGSPEEDGDRFIEIWNHVFMQFEMHEDGSVTRLPAPCVDTGMGLERLAAVLQHVHSNYEIDLFDTLIKAAARETGCTDLDNPSLKVIADHIRATAFLVSDGVLPGSEGRSYVQRRIIRRAIRHGYKLGQQKPFFHKLVPDLVALMGDAYPRLKAQQAQVMAALKGEEERFFETLAKGMEILDDALIAGRRELPGHVAFKLHDTYGFPLDLTQDVCRERGVTVDEAGFEEAMQEQKATARAAGKFKMDKLLDYSGEGNAFTGYEQLGGEAKVVALYVNGEPAQQLDAGQQGVVVLDTTPFYAESGGQVGDQGVLVANGVQFDVADTLKIKADVFGHHGTLSRGTLKVGDTVTAEVDCELRAATVRNHSATHLMHKALREVLGEHVQQKGSLVNAERTRFDFAHTAPLTPEQIAAVEAKVNAEILSNSDTQARLMGMEEAKQTGAMMLFGEKYGDVVRVLSIGSSTELCGGTHVGRTGDIGLFKIVAEGGVASGVRRVEAVTGANALSYLQSLESTVDKVAGALRSAPGEVLERIGQMQDQVKALEKEIAALKGKLASSQGDELMNQAVDVNGIKVLAARLEGADAKTLRETMDKLKDKLKTAAIVLAAVDGEKVQLAAGVTKDATAKIKAGELVNFVAQQVGGKGGGKPDMAMAGGTNPAGLEAALAGVQGWVAERV; this is encoded by the coding sequence ATGAGCACCCCTTCCCCCATGACCGTTGCGGACATCCGCAAGACCTTTCTCGACTTCTACGCCAGCAAGGGCCACACCATCGTCGAATCCAGCCCGCTGGTGCCGGGCAACGACCCGACGCTGATGTTCACCAACTCGGGCATGGTGCAGTTCAAGGACGTGTTCCTGGGCACCGACAAGCGTCCCTACAACCGCGCCACCAGCGTGCAGGCCTGCCTGCGTGCTGGCGGCAAGCACAACGACCTGGAAAACGTCGGCTACACCGCACGCCACCACACCTTCTTCGAGATGCTGGGCAACTGGTCCTTCGGCGACTACTTCAAGCGCGAAAGCATTGAATGGGGCTGGGAACTTCTCACCCAGATCTACGGCCTGCCGCCCGAGCGCCTCACCGCCACCGTCTACGCCGAAGATGACGAAGCCTACGACATCTGGAAGGACGTGATCGGCCTGCCGCCCGAGCGCATCATCCGCATCGGCGACAACAAGGGCGCGCGCTACAAGAGCGACAACTTCTGGATGATGGCCGACACCGGCCCCTGCGGCCCCTGCTCCGAGATCTTCTACGACCATGGACCCGAAATCCCCGGTGGCCCGCCCGGCTCGCCCGAAGAGGATGGCGACCGCTTCATCGAGATCTGGAACCACGTGTTCATGCAGTTCGAGATGCACGAGGATGGCAGCGTCACGCGCCTGCCCGCGCCCTGCGTGGATACCGGCATGGGCCTGGAGCGTCTGGCCGCCGTGCTGCAGCACGTGCACAGCAACTACGAGATCGACCTGTTCGACACCCTGATCAAGGCCGCCGCGCGCGAAACCGGCTGTACCGACCTGGACAACCCCTCGCTCAAGGTGATCGCCGACCACATCCGCGCCACCGCCTTCCTGGTCAGCGACGGCGTGCTGCCTGGCAGTGAAGGCCGCAGCTACGTGCAGCGCCGCATCATCCGCCGCGCCATCCGCCACGGCTACAAGCTGGGCCAGCAAAAGCCCTTCTTCCACAAGCTGGTGCCCGATCTGGTGGCGCTGATGGGCGATGCCTACCCGCGCCTGAAGGCGCAGCAGGCGCAGGTCATGGCTGCGCTCAAGGGCGAGGAAGAGCGTTTCTTCGAGACCCTGGCCAAGGGCATGGAAATCCTGGACGACGCCTTGATTGCCGGCCGCCGCGAACTGCCCGGCCATGTCGCCTTCAAGCTGCACGACACCTACGGCTTCCCGCTCGACCTGACGCAGGACGTCTGCCGCGAGCGCGGCGTGACGGTGGACGAGGCCGGCTTCGAGGAAGCCATGCAGGAACAGAAAGCCACCGCCCGCGCGGCCGGCAAGTTCAAGATGGACAAGCTGCTCGACTACAGCGGCGAGGGCAATGCCTTCACCGGCTACGAGCAACTGGGCGGCGAGGCCAAGGTCGTGGCCCTGTATGTCAATGGCGAACCCGCGCAGCAACTCGATGCCGGCCAGCAAGGCGTGGTCGTGCTCGACACCACGCCGTTCTACGCCGAAAGCGGCGGTCAGGTCGGCGACCAGGGCGTGCTGGTGGCCAACGGCGTGCAGTTCGACGTGGCCGACACGCTCAAGATCAAGGCCGACGTGTTCGGCCACCACGGTACCCTGTCGCGCGGCACGCTCAAGGTGGGCGATACCGTCACGGCCGAAGTGGATTGCGAACTGCGCGCCGCAACCGTGCGCAACCACAGCGCCACACACCTGATGCACAAGGCGCTGCGCGAGGTGCTGGGCGAGCATGTGCAGCAGAAGGGCTCGCTGGTCAACGCCGAGCGCACCCGTTTCGACTTTGCCCACACCGCGCCGCTCACTCCCGAGCAGATCGCCGCAGTCGAAGCCAAGGTCAACGCCGAGATCCTCTCCAACAGCGACACCCAGGCCCGTCTGATGGGCATGGAAGAAGCCAAGCAGACCGGCGCCATGATGCTGTTCGGCGAGAAGTATGGCGATGTTGTGCGCGTGCTCAGCATCGGTTCCTCCACCGAACTGTGCGGCGGCACCCATGTGGGCCGCACCGGCGATATCGGCCTGTTCAAGATCGTGGCAGAAGGTGGCGTCGCTTCGGGCGTGCGTCGCGTGGAAGCGGTGACCGGCGCCAACGCGCTCAGCTACCTGCAAAGTCTGGAAAGCACCGTCGACAAGGTGGCCGGCGCGCTGCGCTCCGCCCCCGGCGAAGTGCTGGAACGCATCGGCCAGATGCAGGATCAGGTCAAGGCGCTGGAAAAGGAAATCGCCGCGCTCAAGGGCAAGCTGGCATCCAGCCAGGGCGACGAACTGATGAACCAGGCGGTGGACGTGAACGGCATCAAGGTGCTGGCGGCACGCCTGGAAGGCGCCGATGCCAAAACCCTGCGCGAGACCATGGACAAGCTCAAGGACAAGCTCAAGACCGCCGCCATCGTGCTGGCCGCCGTCGATGGCGAGAAGGTGCAGCTGGCTGCCGGCGTCACCAAGGACGCGACGGCCAAGATCAAGGCCGGCGAGCTGGTCAACTTCGTGGCGCAGCAGGTTGGCGGCAAGGGCGGCGGCAAGCCGGACATGGCCATGGCCGGCGGCACCAACCCGGCCGGGCTGGAAGCGGCGCTGGCCGGTGTGCAGGGCTGGGTGGCCGAGCGCGTCTGA
- a CDS encoding energy-coupling factor ABC transporter permease, whose amino-acid sequence MHIEPGILSSAKIAFANVAAVGMLAACAPALVKRPALLLRTALAALFFSIFMQVFHMPVGASELHFVGAMPIYLLLGFVPTLFGFAFGLLLQGLLFDPQDLAHLAVNSLSLMVPLAAVHYGLGKRLAGKFTVANIVKLDFAFYAGVTLMVGFWLSMGTEPTPLANWATFAASYLALVLVEPLVTLAIVRAARGFKDSNWAQLCLDERVTAAA is encoded by the coding sequence ATGCACATCGAACCCGGCATTCTCTCCTCCGCCAAGATCGCCTTTGCCAACGTCGCAGCCGTCGGCATGCTGGCTGCCTGCGCGCCCGCGCTGGTCAAGCGCCCGGCCCTGCTGCTGCGCACCGCGCTGGCGGCGCTGTTCTTCTCCATCTTCATGCAGGTGTTCCACATGCCGGTTGGCGCATCGGAACTGCACTTCGTCGGCGCCATGCCGATCTACCTGCTGCTGGGCTTCGTGCCCACGCTGTTCGGCTTTGCCTTTGGCCTGCTGCTGCAGGGTCTGCTGTTCGATCCGCAGGATCTGGCGCATCTGGCCGTGAACAGCCTGTCGCTGATGGTGCCGCTGGCTGCCGTGCACTACGGCCTGGGCAAGCGCCTGGCCGGCAAGTTCACCGTGGCCAACATCGTGAAGCTGGACTTTGCCTTCTACGCCGGCGTGACGCTGATGGTGGGCTTCTGGCTGTCCATGGGCACCGAACCCACGCCGCTGGCCAACTGGGCCACCTTTGCCGCCAGCTACCTGGCGCTGGTGCTGGTCGAGCCGCTGGTGACGCTGGCCATCGTGCGCGCTGCGCGCGGCTTCAAGGACAGCAACTGGGCCCAGCTGTGCCTGGATGAGCGCGTGACGGCTGCTGCCTGA
- the cobM gene encoding precorrin-4 C(11)-methyltransferase has protein sequence MQFSSLPGKVWFVGAGPGDPELLTVKGRDLIAQAGAILFAGSLVSEAATRWAPAGCVIADSKDMTLEQICAWLIAQAQQHAVVVRLQTGDPSLYGTLIEMAQPLDAAGIPIAVVPGVTSAMASAAAAVESLTLPEVTQTVILTRVEGRTPMPEGESLRELAQHRCTLCIYLSITLLHKVESELRAAGWPEDAPMLVVHKASWPGEERILRGTLSTIKAICREAGVVSQSMIIASPTLGARQWPELTKSRLYDAGFTHRFRRASAPADDVSPSSSGTPT, from the coding sequence ATGCAATTCTCTTCCCTGCCAGGCAAGGTCTGGTTTGTCGGCGCCGGCCCCGGCGATCCGGAGTTGCTGACCGTCAAAGGGCGCGACCTGATCGCGCAGGCCGGTGCCATCCTGTTTGCCGGCTCGCTGGTGAGCGAGGCCGCCACGCGCTGGGCGCCTGCCGGCTGTGTGATCGCCGACAGCAAGGACATGACGCTGGAGCAGATCTGCGCCTGGCTGATCGCGCAGGCGCAGCAGCACGCCGTGGTGGTGCGCCTGCAGACGGGCGATCCTTCGCTCTACGGCACGCTGATCGAGATGGCGCAGCCGCTGGATGCGGCCGGCATACCGATCGCGGTGGTGCCGGGCGTGACCTCGGCCATGGCCTCGGCCGCTGCGGCGGTGGAGAGCCTGACACTGCCCGAGGTGACGCAAACCGTGATCCTCACGCGCGTGGAAGGCCGCACGCCCATGCCCGAAGGCGAAAGCCTGCGCGAACTGGCCCAGCATCGCTGCACGCTGTGCATCTACCTCTCCATCACCCTGCTGCACAAGGTCGAGAGCGAACTGCGCGCCGCCGGCTGGCCGGAGGACGCGCCCATGCTGGTGGTGCACAAGGCGAGCTGGCCGGGCGAGGAGCGCATCCTGCGCGGCACGCTGTCCACCATCAAGGCGATCTGCCGCGAGGCCGGCGTGGTGAGCCAGAGCATGATCATCGCCAGCCCCACACTGGGTGCCCGCCAGTGGCCCGAGTTGACCAAGTCGCGCCTGTATGACGCCGGCTTTACCCACCGTTTCCGCCGCGCCAGTGCGCCTGCGGATGACGTTTCCCCCTCTTCCTCCGGAACCCCGACATGA
- a CDS encoding sirohydrochlorin chelatase produces MTTPTLLLVGHGSREPGGNAEIEQFARRWRQDRPEWHIEVCFIEFADVLLDEGLDRAAAHAQQHDGKVLVLPLILNAAGHVKGDIPYALEQARQRFPQVQFDYAPHLGACEPVLTVLRRKLRHAMHRLDMPDPQGTGVILLGRGSSDRKANGEVAKMARWLWEETDHELVDVAFTGITYPRLERVVQRHMLLGMTQIVILPYYLFTGTLMHRIDRQVEHLRKQYPQLRFAHSQYFGFEPEVFALLDERVDKWLRGAPHATVRYDVAGYVPHSHDHHDHAHGEHGHDHSHDGHHHAHAHDHGDDGNDAVRHCTHVSHH; encoded by the coding sequence ATGACGACTCCTACCCTGCTGCTGGTTGGCCATGGCTCGCGCGAGCCGGGCGGCAACGCAGAAATCGAACAATTCGCACGCCGCTGGCGCCAGGACCGGCCCGAGTGGCACATCGAGGTGTGCTTTATCGAGTTTGCCGATGTGCTGCTGGACGAAGGCCTCGACCGTGCCGCCGCCCATGCGCAGCAGCATGATGGCAAAGTGCTCGTATTGCCGCTGATCCTGAACGCCGCCGGCCATGTGAAAGGCGACATTCCCTATGCCCTGGAGCAGGCGCGCCAGCGCTTTCCGCAAGTGCAGTTCGACTATGCACCGCATCTGGGCGCCTGCGAGCCGGTGCTGACGGTGCTGCGCCGCAAGCTGCGCCATGCCATGCACCGGCTGGACATGCCCGATCCGCAAGGCACCGGCGTGATCCTGCTGGGACGCGGCTCCAGCGACCGCAAGGCCAATGGCGAGGTCGCCAAGATGGCACGCTGGCTGTGGGAGGAAACCGATCACGAGCTGGTGGATGTGGCCTTTACCGGCATCACCTACCCGCGCCTGGAACGCGTGGTGCAACGGCACATGCTGCTGGGCATGACGCAGATCGTGATCCTGCCCTACTACCTGTTCACCGGCACGCTGATGCACCGCATCGACCGCCAGGTGGAGCATCTGCGCAAGCAGTATCCGCAGCTGCGCTTTGCGCACAGCCAGTATTTCGGCTTCGAGCCGGAGGTGTTTGCGCTGCTGGACGAGCGGGTGGACAAGTGGCTGCGCGGCGCGCCGCATGCGACGGTGCGCTATGACGTGGCGGGGTATGTGCCGCACAGCCATGATCACCATGATCATGCGCATGGCGAACACGGACATGACCATTCGCACGACGGGCACCACCATGCGCATGCACACGACCATGGCGACGACGGCAACGACGCCGTGCGCCACTGCACGCATGTGTCCCACCACTGA
- a CDS encoding precorrin-8X methylmutase, protein MSTINTVTEQLTRAGQVIEHDSFAIIDSEAGPHVYTEGQWPIVRRMIHANADFEFNGLTDFHPDAVEAGLQALLDAKARGGIAMVADVEMICVGLSKPRLSHFGVMTHQFISDADVIAQAQQEDTTRAVQAMRKAHRLGLLDGAIVGIGNAPTALIELVRLIREEGVRPALVVGMPVGFVSAAESKDLMAEVQEVPWIVIRGRKGGSTLVVAALHALLALAEARQKQAVAA, encoded by the coding sequence ATGAGCACCATCAACACTGTTACCGAGCAGCTCACGCGCGCCGGCCAGGTCATCGAGCATGACAGCTTTGCCATCATCGACAGCGAAGCCGGCCCGCACGTCTATACCGAAGGCCAGTGGCCCATCGTGCGCCGCATGATCCATGCCAACGCCGATTTCGAATTCAACGGCCTGACGGACTTCCATCCCGATGCGGTCGAGGCCGGGCTGCAGGCGCTGCTCGATGCCAAGGCGCGCGGCGGCATCGCCATGGTGGCGGACGTGGAAATGATCTGCGTCGGGCTGTCCAAGCCACGGCTGTCGCACTTCGGCGTGATGACGCACCAGTTCATCAGCGATGCCGACGTGATCGCGCAGGCGCAGCAGGAAGACACCACGCGTGCCGTACAGGCCATGCGCAAGGCGCATCGGCTGGGGTTGCTGGATGGCGCCATTGTCGGGATCGGGAATGCTCCCACCGCGCTGATCGAGCTGGTGCGCCTGATCCGCGAGGAAGGTGTGCGCCCGGCGCTGGTGGTGGGCATGCCGGTGGGTTTTGTCTCTGCCGCCGAAAGCAAGGATCTGATGGCCGAAGTGCAGGAAGTGCCGTGGATCGTGATCCGCGGGCGCAAGGGCGGCTCCACGCTGGTGGTGGCTGCGCTGCACGCACTGCTGGCGCTGGCCGAGGCGCGCCAGAAGCAGGCCGTGGCTGCCTGA
- a CDS encoding cobalt-precorrin-5B (C(1))-methyltransferase translates to MEGKPQKGTRTGFTTGACSAAAARACAVGMVHGLVPPHITSLLPNGDRVSFAVGEGMVEGEGVERHARAWIEKFAGDDPDCTDKAHLTVDLRVLPGQVGRIVYRNGEGVGTVTMPGLGLEVGGPAINPVPRQNIADNLREALDELGSDLLQRHGLEVTISVPGGQDMAKKTTNARLGILGGISILGTTGIVKPYSTSAWRASVVQAIQVVSTLGHDVVALTTGGRTESFAIAELRKDHPELPSACFIQMGDFLRYALDEVVAQGIRLVVLGVMVGKLTKIAQGETITHANRNVVDTDLVARIARQIGASDEDCTAIADAQTARFGAELMVERGLGDAFHHALAQAAIDTLTAPDRYGDAFQIRVLVCDFAGNKVADVLSPPVPARPRPESAGRTGIGHTHSSDFDTE, encoded by the coding sequence ATGGAAGGCAAACCCCAGAAAGGCACGCGCACCGGCTTTACCACCGGGGCCTGTTCGGCCGCAGCCGCACGGGCCTGCGCCGTGGGCATGGTGCATGGCCTGGTTCCGCCCCATATCACCAGCCTGCTGCCCAATGGCGACCGCGTGAGCTTTGCCGTGGGCGAGGGGATGGTCGAGGGCGAAGGCGTGGAGCGCCATGCCCGTGCCTGGATCGAGAAGTTCGCCGGCGATGATCCCGACTGCACCGACAAGGCCCACCTCACGGTGGACCTGCGCGTGCTGCCAGGGCAGGTCGGCCGCATCGTCTATCGCAACGGCGAAGGCGTGGGCACGGTGACCATGCCCGGCCTGGGCCTGGAAGTGGGCGGCCCGGCCATCAACCCGGTGCCGCGCCAGAACATTGCCGACAACCTGCGCGAGGCACTGGACGAGCTGGGCAGCGACCTGCTGCAGCGCCACGGGCTGGAGGTGACGATCAGCGTGCCCGGCGGGCAGGACATGGCCAAGAAGACCACCAATGCACGACTGGGGATTCTGGGCGGCATCAGCATCCTGGGCACCACCGGCATCGTCAAGCCCTACTCCACCAGCGCCTGGCGCGCCAGCGTGGTGCAGGCCATCCAGGTGGTGTCCACGCTGGGGCATGACGTGGTGGCGCTCACGACCGGCGGACGCACCGAGAGTTTCGCCATTGCCGAACTGCGCAAGGACCACCCGGAACTGCCCTCGGCCTGCTTCATCCAGATGGGCGACTTTCTGCGCTATGCGCTCGATGAAGTGGTGGCGCAGGGCATCCGGCTGGTGGTGCTGGGCGTGATGGTGGGCAAGCTCACCAAGATCGCCCAGGGCGAGACCATCACCCACGCCAACCGCAACGTGGTGGATACCGATCTGGTGGCGCGCATCGCACGGCAGATCGGCGCCAGCGACGAGGATTGCACCGCCATTGCCGACGCGCAAACCGCGCGCTTCGGCGCCGAGCTGATGGTGGAACGCGGCCTGGGCGATGCCTTCCACCATGCGCTGGCTCAGGCCGCCATCGACACCCTGACTGCACCGGATCGCTATGGCGATGCCTTCCAGATCCGCGTGCTGGTGTGCGACTTTGCCGGCAACAAGGTGGCCGACGTGCTGTCGCCGCCGGTGCCCGCGCGCCCGCGACCCGAAAGCGCCGGCCGCACCGGCATCGGCCACACCCATTCATCTGACTTCGATACGGAATAA
- the cbiE gene encoding precorrin-6y C5,15-methyltransferase (decarboxylating) subunit CbiE: MQTLAKDPNPCRVIGVLDDGAESLTPTALAHIRNADVIISWADSLTLFAPLFKPGAQVHDAGGKLSEVPEWVRSARALDLRCVVLATGDPLCFGVGSYLAARLCVQAVDVLPNVSTIQLACARLGLSWADMKLASIHTRDTGEWERGAPPSHGMYALAQLVRRHARLAVLTSPENTPGRIARMLQREGLAEDFRMAVAERLASAQERVLGELSVNEVATAEFAHPNVVLLWRQTPLPEPVLTSQADSAFTQRQPDKGLITKQEVRAVSLARLQLRASSVVWDIGAGSGSVGLEAARLCSSGHVFAIEKNAGDFAIAQSNHAAFGVSNYSLFNAKAPELLDGWPDPDAVFVGGSGGELEELIRLILRRLKPGGHLVMNFVTLENLATATATLQALEDSGIQWDVLQLQAARSKPILHMHRMAAENPVWIVTAKKEC; encoded by the coding sequence ATGCAGACTCTTGCCAAGGACCCCAACCCCTGCCGCGTGATCGGCGTGCTCGACGATGGCGCCGAGAGCCTCACGCCGACCGCGCTGGCGCATATCCGCAATGCGGATGTGATCATCAGCTGGGCCGACAGCCTGACGCTGTTCGCACCCCTGTTCAAGCCCGGCGCCCAAGTGCACGACGCCGGCGGCAAGCTGTCGGAAGTGCCCGAGTGGGTGCGGTCGGCGCGTGCGCTGGACCTGCGCTGTGTGGTGCTGGCCACCGGCGATCCGCTGTGCTTTGGCGTGGGCAGCTATCTGGCTGCGCGCCTGTGCGTGCAGGCGGTGGACGTTCTGCCCAATGTGTCCACCATTCAGTTGGCCTGTGCGCGGCTGGGATTGTCCTGGGCCGACATGAAGCTGGCCTCGATCCACACGCGCGATACCGGCGAGTGGGAGCGCGGCGCTCCGCCCTCGCATGGCATGTATGCGCTGGCGCAATTGGTGCGCCGCCATGCGCGTCTGGCGGTGCTGACCAGCCCCGAGAACACGCCGGGCCGCATCGCGCGCATGCTGCAGCGCGAAGGCCTTGCGGAAGATTTCCGGATGGCGGTGGCCGAGCGCCTGGCCAGCGCGCAGGAGCGCGTGCTGGGTGAGCTGAGCGTAAATGAGGTAGCCACGGCCGAGTTTGCCCATCCCAACGTGGTGCTGCTGTGGCGCCAGACGCCGCTGCCAGAACCGGTGCTGACCAGCCAGGCCGACAGCGCCTTCACCCAGCGCCAGCCCGACAAGGGCTTGATCACCAAGCAGGAAGTGCGCGCCGTGTCGCTGGCGCGGCTGCAGTTGCGCGCCTCCAGCGTGGTGTGGGACATCGGCGCAGGCAGCGGCTCGGTGGGGCTGGAGGCGGCGCGCCTGTGCTCCAGCGGGCACGTGTTTGCCATCGAGAAGAACGCGGGCGATTTCGCCATTGCACAGTCCAATCACGCGGCGTTTGGGGTGAGCAACTACAGCCTGTTCAACGCCAAGGCGCCAGAGCTGCTGGATGGGTGGCCGGATCCGGACGCGGTGTTTGTCGGTGGCTCGGGCGGCGAACTGGAAGAGCTGATCCGGCTGATTCTGCGGCGCCTCAAGCCGGGTGGTCATCTGGTGATGAACTTCGTGACGCTGGAAAACCTGGCGACAGCCACCGCGACGCTGCAGGCGCTGGAGGACAGCGGCATCCAGTGGGATGTGCTGCAACTGCAGGCTGCCCGCAGCAAGCCCATTCTGCACATGCACCGCATGGCCGCCGAAAACCCGGTCTGGATCGTGACCGCGAAGAAGGAATGTTGA
- the cobI gene encoding precorrin-2 C(20)-methyltransferase produces MNHESPLSAAAGLAGKPVMGTLIGVSLGPGSPGLITRDAWEQLQRTDAAWVYPARSGKTPSYAFDIASRAGLQPPAEHAQLLFPMTHDGEKLAAAWLKAAHAILPWLEAGRDVLFLVEGDASTYATFGHLARTVQQLDAAIPVRTIAGVNSFTSACADAGIALAEQDDTVAIIPAAYGVSAIDRHLKEFDTLVLMKIKPLLNELLDWLEQRNLLEEAWFIERSGAEDERHLSGRELLTLRDTKISYLSLMIIKHPHRVRGERIKGCLKKDRAGVAA; encoded by the coding sequence ATGAACCATGAATCTCCATTGAGTGCGGCGGCTGGCCTTGCCGGCAAGCCGGTAATGGGCACCCTGATCGGCGTGTCGCTCGGCCCCGGCTCGCCCGGCCTGATCACGCGCGATGCCTGGGAGCAGCTGCAGCGCACCGATGCGGCCTGGGTCTATCCCGCACGCAGCGGCAAGACCCCGAGCTATGCCTTCGACATCGCCAGCCGCGCCGGCCTGCAGCCGCCGGCCGAGCATGCGCAACTGCTGTTCCCGATGACACACGATGGCGAGAAACTCGCCGCTGCCTGGCTCAAGGCCGCGCACGCCATCCTGCCCTGGCTGGAAGCCGGCCGCGACGTGCTGTTTCTGGTCGAGGGCGATGCCAGCACCTATGCCACCTTCGGCCATCTGGCGCGCACGGTGCAGCAGCTGGATGCGGCGATTCCCGTGCGCACGATTGCCGGCGTCAACTCGTTCACCTCGGCCTGTGCCGATGCGGGCATTGCGCTGGCAGAGCAGGACGATACGGTGGCCATCATTCCCGCCGCCTATGGCGTGAGCGCCATCGACCGGCATCTGAAGGAGTTCGACACGCTGGTGCTGATGAAGATCAAGCCGCTGCTGAACGAGCTGCTGGACTGGCTGGAGCAGCGCAATCTGCTGGAAGAAGCCTGGTTCATCGAGCGCTCCGGCGCCGAGGATGAACGCCACCTGAGCGGGCGCGAACTGCTGACGCTGCGAGATACCAAGATCAGCTACCTCTCGCTGATGATCATCAAGCATCCGCACCGCGTGCGGGGGGAGCGGATCAAGGGGTGTCTGAAAAAGGACCGGGCGGGAGTTGCCGCATGA